In Fervidobacterium nodosum Rt17-B1, one genomic interval encodes:
- a CDS encoding potassium channel family protein, with the protein MKNHIIVVGVGNIGTHVVNQLLRYDEKVVAIDKEVNENAFFERIHGNREKLILINGDATNEETLLKAGLREARALITTLPDDSLNVFVALTAKNLNNKIYIVSNINNLANLTKFIYAGVDYPIATAEIASIRIVETVIGNKPKENVIDILNIKDKTFRVEIVDVENTKLSDEKIKDLKLKEKYNIFIVGVINNEKFLMGPSKDYIINSKDKIILFGESSGLENFRKDFLQ; encoded by the coding sequence ATGAAAAACCATATCATAGTAGTTGGTGTTGGAAATATCGGCACGCATGTCGTCAACCAACTATTAAGGTACGATGAAAAAGTTGTAGCTATAGATAAAGAAGTAAATGAAAATGCATTTTTTGAAAGAATACATGGTAATAGAGAAAAACTAATACTAATAAATGGTGATGCCACAAACGAAGAAACTCTTTTAAAAGCAGGACTTCGCGAAGCTCGAGCGCTCATAACTACTCTTCCAGACGATTCATTAAATGTATTTGTTGCGTTAACTGCTAAAAATTTGAACAATAAAATTTACATTGTGTCTAACATAAATAATCTTGCTAATTTAACAAAGTTCATTTACGCAGGAGTTGATTATCCAATAGCTACTGCAGAAATAGCGAGTATTAGAATTGTTGAAACGGTGATTGGAAACAAGCCTAAAGAAAACGTTATTGACATTCTTAATATAAAAGATAAGACTTTCAGGGTAGAAATTGTAGATGTTGAAAACACAAAACTTTCCGACGAAAAAATTAAAGATTTAAAGTTAAAAGAAAAATACAACATTTTTATCGTAGGTGTTATAAACAACGAAAAATTTTTAATGGGACCGTCAAAAGACTATATTATAAATTCAAAAGATAAAATAATATTATTTGGTGAAAGTTCTGGACTTGAAAATTTTAGAAAAGATTTTCTACAATAA
- a CDS encoding peptidylprolyl isomerase, producing MKKVCIFLVLLISFFVFAQQEIVAVVNGRSITMDEWNREANVQKLLLEIQNSNETFYQILMTTQEGLVLIEKYKLKVLDTLIRKIAFIQFAESLKVQPDPQTVKNDVDNEIKKMLVDLKMTETQLNDYLMQLGMGQLEDFRQKLYLQRTYSLSLANVYTYYLKNATVSEEEIKAYYEKNKAKYTVPTQYDLLIFKAKDKAMADSIRQDVAKNISVEEISKKYNLSPHVNGLVTQGDMEKIPQNLWVIITSVSKGTILPAQLINNEYYIIRVRDVKPGSQKSLDEVKEEIKKELVSTKQKEVKDKVAKDFEDFLKKSKIEIKYKSQIAK from the coding sequence GTGAAAAAAGTATGTATATTTCTAGTCTTGTTAATAAGTTTTTTTGTCTTTGCTCAGCAAGAGATTGTAGCGGTTGTAAATGGTCGCAGTATAACAATGGATGAGTGGAACAGAGAAGCGAATGTACAAAAACTTTTGTTAGAAATTCAAAATTCAAACGAAACATTCTATCAAATACTTATGACAACGCAAGAAGGTCTTGTTTTGATTGAAAAATACAAACTTAAGGTGCTAGATACATTGATAAGAAAAATAGCCTTCATACAATTTGCTGAAAGTTTAAAAGTTCAGCCTGATCCACAAACTGTTAAAAACGATGTCGACAACGAGATTAAAAAGATGCTGGTTGATTTGAAAATGACCGAAACACAGTTAAATGATTATTTAATGCAACTTGGAATGGGACAATTGGAAGATTTTAGGCAAAAACTTTATTTACAGCGAACTTATTCATTATCTCTGGCAAATGTTTATACATACTATTTGAAAAATGCAACGGTTTCGGAAGAAGAAATAAAAGCTTATTACGAAAAAAACAAGGCAAAATACACCGTACCCACACAGTACGACTTGCTTATTTTCAAAGCGAAAGATAAGGCCATGGCTGATAGTATACGTCAAGATGTAGCAAAAAATATTTCGGTTGAAGAAATATCAAAAAAATATAATCTAAGTCCACATGTTAATGGCTTAGTAACACAAGGTGATATGGAAAAAATTCCACAAAACTTGTGGGTTATAATCACAAGCGTCTCAAAAGGAACTATATTACCTGCACAATTAATAAATAACGAATACTATATCATAAGGGTAAGAGATGTAAAACCAGGTAGTCAAAAATCTTTAGATGAAGTGAAAGAAGAAATTAAGAAGGAACTTGTCTCAACTAAACAAAAAGAAGTAAAAGATAAAGTCGCAAAAGATTTTGAAGATTTCTTGAAAAAGTCTAAAATAGAAATCAAATATAAAAGCCAGATTGCTAAGTAA
- the leuS gene encoding leucine--tRNA ligase yields the protein MKEYKPQEIESKWQGVWSEKKVFETPQYSDKKKYYALVMFPYPSGTLHVGHVKNYVIGDIVARYKRMQGYNVLHPFGYDAFGLPAENAAIAHKIHPKKWTLDNINVIRGQIKKIGISYDWNREVITCTEDYYKWTQWVFLKLYEAGLAYKKPGAVNWCPSCQTVLANEQVKDGKCERCGTTVTMKYLEQWYFKITDYAEKLLEGLDRLPGWPEHVKTMQRNWIGKSTGAEVDFPVDGMDRKIRIFTTRPDTIYGVTFMAIAPESPLVMELVTEDKKKEVEEFLAKVALEDRFKRTSVEAKKEGVFLGRYAINPLTNEKIPIYVANYILYEYGTGAIMAVPAHDQRDYDFAKTYNLPIKQVIKPKDGEWNINERPYEEEGIMINSGPFDGLESSKGIEEVTKYIEEKGFGKKSVQYKLRDWLISRQRYWGAPIPIVYCEKCGIVPVPEKDLPVRLPENVEFLPTGQSPLTLSEEFKHTTCPKCGGPAHREVETMDTFVDSSWYFLRYVNPKLDDKPFESDDVNYWLPVDQYIGGVEHAVLHLLYSRFITKVLHDLGYLKFDEPFENLFTQGMIYKDGWKMSKSKGNVVSPDDMINKYGADTLRMYILFMAPPEKDAEWNDAGIDGVNRFIKRLWNNYYKILDIINSNDTKNENEFGKEEKNLRRKLHAMIKKIKEDIEGGFKFNTAIAGLMEFNNQLSDYLENTKSPNKKLLREIAEKVVLILSPFAPHMAEEMWHDLGKETLIVEEKWPEYDPEALKEDELTIVVQVNGKVRGKITVPADASEEEIKNRAVENAGKFLEGKTIVNTIYVKGKLVNIVIK from the coding sequence ATGAAAGAATACAAGCCACAAGAAATAGAAAGCAAGTGGCAGGGTGTTTGGTCTGAAAAAAAAGTTTTTGAAACTCCACAGTACTCGGATAAGAAAAAGTACTATGCGCTTGTAATGTTTCCATATCCTTCTGGAACACTACATGTTGGTCACGTAAAAAATTACGTTATCGGTGATATAGTCGCAAGATACAAAAGAATGCAAGGGTATAATGTTCTCCATCCATTTGGTTATGATGCTTTTGGATTGCCTGCGGAAAATGCTGCTATTGCTCACAAAATACATCCGAAAAAATGGACGTTGGACAATATCAATGTGATTCGTGGCCAAATAAAGAAAATAGGAATAAGTTACGATTGGAATAGAGAAGTAATAACCTGTACGGAAGATTACTACAAATGGACCCAGTGGGTATTCTTAAAATTATACGAAGCTGGCTTAGCATATAAGAAACCTGGTGCTGTAAATTGGTGTCCAAGTTGTCAAACAGTTCTTGCGAACGAACAGGTAAAAGACGGAAAATGTGAAAGATGCGGTACAACAGTTACAATGAAATATCTTGAACAATGGTATTTCAAAATAACAGACTACGCCGAAAAATTGTTGGAAGGTTTAGATAGATTACCGGGATGGCCAGAACATGTTAAAACAATGCAGAGAAACTGGATAGGTAAAAGTACCGGTGCTGAAGTTGATTTCCCAGTAGATGGAATGGATAGAAAAATAAGAATATTTACAACCAGACCGGATACGATTTACGGTGTCACATTTATGGCAATTGCCCCAGAATCACCACTTGTAATGGAGTTGGTCACTGAAGATAAAAAGAAGGAAGTCGAAGAATTTTTAGCGAAAGTAGCTCTTGAAGATAGATTCAAAAGAACGAGCGTTGAGGCCAAAAAAGAAGGCGTATTCTTAGGAAGATACGCGATAAATCCTTTAACAAACGAAAAAATACCAATTTATGTCGCAAATTATATACTTTACGAATATGGGACAGGTGCTATCATGGCTGTCCCAGCACACGACCAAAGGGACTATGATTTTGCGAAAACTTATAATTTGCCAATAAAACAGGTCATAAAACCAAAAGATGGCGAATGGAATATAAACGAAAGACCTTACGAAGAAGAAGGAATAATGATTAATAGTGGCCCATTTGATGGACTTGAAAGTTCAAAGGGTATTGAAGAAGTAACGAAATACATTGAAGAGAAAGGTTTTGGAAAAAAGAGTGTTCAATACAAGCTTAGAGATTGGCTTATCTCAAGACAAAGATACTGGGGTGCTCCTATTCCCATTGTTTACTGTGAAAAATGTGGTATAGTACCTGTCCCAGAAAAAGATTTACCCGTGAGACTTCCAGAAAATGTCGAATTTTTACCAACGGGACAATCACCATTAACATTGAGCGAAGAATTCAAACATACAACATGTCCAAAATGTGGAGGACCAGCTCATAGAGAAGTGGAAACGATGGATACATTTGTCGATAGTTCTTGGTATTTCCTCAGATATGTCAACCCAAAATTAGACGACAAGCCATTTGAATCAGATGATGTGAACTATTGGTTACCTGTTGACCAATACATAGGCGGCGTTGAACATGCAGTTCTCCACCTTCTCTACTCAAGGTTCATAACAAAAGTACTTCACGACCTCGGATACCTGAAATTCGATGAACCATTTGAAAATCTCTTCACACAAGGGATGATTTACAAAGATGGTTGGAAGATGAGCAAATCGAAGGGAAACGTTGTGTCACCTGACGATATGATAAACAAGTACGGTGCAGATACACTGAGAATGTACATACTATTCATGGCACCACCTGAAAAGGATGCGGAATGGAATGATGCAGGCATCGACGGAGTAAATAGGTTCATAAAGAGGTTGTGGAACAATTACTACAAAATATTAGACATAATAAACAGCAATGACACAAAAAATGAAAATGAATTTGGAAAAGAAGAGAAAAACCTTAGAAGAAAATTACACGCAATGATAAAGAAAATAAAAGAAGACATCGAAGGTGGATTTAAATTTAATACGGCAATCGCTGGCCTTATGGAATTCAACAACCAACTTTCAGATTACCTTGAAAACACAAAGTCACCTAATAAAAAACTTTTAAGAGAAATTGCAGAAAAGGTTGTTTTGATATTATCACCATTTGCGCCACATATGGCGGAGGAAATGTGGCATGACCTTGGCAAAGAAACACTTATTGTTGAAGAAAAATGGCCTGAGTACGATCCAGAAGCCCTAAAGGAAGATGAATTAACTATCGTTGTTCAAGTAAATGGTAAAGTTAGAGGTAAAATTACCGTTCCAGCGGATGCTTCTGAAGAAGAAATCAAAAACAGAGCTGTTGAAAATGCAGGTAAATTTCTTGAAGGAAAAACTATAGTTAATACGATATACGTCAAGGGAAAATTGGTTAATATAGTAATCAAATAA
- the mgtE gene encoding magnesium transporter: protein MKVKLQVDIKKLIERGDFRTLKLLLEDQDPNVVYEMIEELETSEKAIVFRLLHKDIAAEVFSKLEPDEQLELVRMLTDEEIKSIIRNMDPSDRAELFDELPADVVTKLLSFLPKSEREQTIEILNYPENSAGRLMSPYFVYVVRNMTVEEALAKVRKFGKDADTIYTIFVVEEDKTLIGTLSLEDLIFAEPDTLVDEIFTPDPPYVKTTTDQEEVAELMKRYDLNAIAVVDNDMRLVGVVIIDDIVDIIEEEATEDIHRMAGMNVTTTSYFHTSPLVFIKNRLPWLVGLLLLESVNAFIVHRYEDFLAAIPIVAAFMTTMVDAGGNAGGQSSTLIIRSMALGEVELKDWWKVLLRELYVGALLGVILGITLFLRGFMVSNNIIVNFSAAISLFLIIVFANVVGAMLPFFGKLLHIDPALMSGPLITTIADLGGIMIYFAIAHSMLKM, encoded by the coding sequence ATGAAGGTCAAACTCCAGGTTGATATTAAAAAGCTCATCGAACGTGGTGATTTTCGAACGTTAAAGCTTTTGTTAGAAGACCAAGATCCAAATGTTGTATATGAAATGATCGAAGAACTTGAAACCTCGGAAAAAGCTATTGTCTTCCGCTTGTTACATAAAGATATAGCTGCGGAGGTCTTTTCCAAACTTGAGCCAGATGAACAACTTGAACTTGTACGAATGTTAACAGATGAAGAGATAAAATCTATTATAAGGAACATGGACCCTTCGGATCGTGCTGAACTTTTTGATGAACTTCCTGCCGATGTTGTTACCAAGCTTCTTTCTTTCCTTCCAAAGAGTGAAAGAGAACAGACGATAGAGATATTAAATTATCCTGAAAACTCAGCGGGTCGTTTAATGTCTCCATATTTCGTCTATGTAGTAAGAAACATGACGGTTGAAGAAGCTTTAGCAAAAGTGCGCAAGTTTGGAAAAGACGCTGATACAATATACACGATATTTGTAGTTGAAGAGGATAAGACTTTGATTGGTACACTTAGCTTGGAAGATTTGATATTTGCTGAACCTGATACACTTGTTGATGAGATATTCACTCCAGATCCTCCTTACGTAAAAACTACAACGGACCAAGAAGAAGTCGCGGAATTGATGAAACGATACGATTTGAATGCTATTGCTGTTGTTGATAACGATATGAGACTCGTTGGCGTGGTAATTATAGATGATATCGTAGACATCATCGAAGAAGAGGCGACGGAAGATATTCACAGGATGGCTGGTATGAATGTAACTACAACATCTTACTTTCATACATCGCCGCTTGTTTTTATAAAGAACCGTCTCCCTTGGCTAGTTGGATTATTACTTTTAGAAAGTGTTAATGCATTTATAGTTCACAGATATGAAGATTTTCTTGCAGCAATACCAATAGTCGCGGCGTTTATGACCACAATGGTTGATGCTGGAGGTAATGCCGGAGGTCAAAGTAGTACGTTAATAATAAGAAGTATGGCACTTGGTGAAGTTGAGCTCAAAGACTGGTGGAAAGTTTTATTAAGGGAATTGTATGTTGGAGCACTTTTAGGCGTAATTCTTGGTATAACACTCTTTTTAAGGGGATTCATGGTTTCAAACAATATCATTGTTAACTTTTCCGCGGCAATTTCTCTTTTCTTAATAATAGTTTTTGCAAATGTAGTTGGAGCTATGTTACCTTTCTTTGGGAAACTTTTACATATTGACCCAGCTTTGATGTCCGGACCACTTATAACGACTATTGCGGACCTTGGTGGAATAATGATTTACTTTGCTATAGCACATTCTATGTTAAAGATGTAA
- the uvrA gene encoding excinuclease ABC subunit UvrA — MEKIVVKGARVHNLKGIDVEIPKNKLVVITGLSGSGKSSLAMDTIFIEGQRRYLESLSTYARQFIGELKKPDVESIEGLSPSIAIDQKSVSHNPRSTVGTVTEIYDYLRVLYAQIGVPHCPHCGRELQKMSVDEIVNNMQKHFEGKRVLILSPIAREKKGTFKEEFNEFINRGYTRVEVDGKVYRLEEVPELNKNIRHNINLVIDRIYLSETDPHRLFQSIELALKEGNGFVLVKTEDGSHEHLYSEKLSCLSCGFSMPEITPKLFSFNSPYGACPDCHGLGFKLEVDEDSLFEEDKSVIEGLRIGHKADGWLPRRLERIVREYHGDLNKPFYAQPDEVKEAILYGTEYFEGIVTLVKERYEEYTSEETREWLVENFFVERTCQSCKGKRLRPEALSITINGLSIIDFTELPISKELAVIRKLPEVITPKQYEAIKELLNEIEKRLDFLEQVGLGYISLSRNVRTLSGGEAQRIRLATQIGSKLTGVIYVLDEPTIGLHQRDNDRLINMLKQLRDLGNTVLVVEHDEDVIKNADYVIDIGPRAGVNGGEVVFAGTVEEIMKSDKSLTGKYLSGKMRIEIPHQRRKGNGKSIKLIGARHNNLKNITVEFPLGTFIVVTGVSGSGKSSLILDTLYPAIANKLYKTKYETGEYSKIEGIEEIDKIIAIDQSPIGRTPRSNPATYTKVFDAIRDLFAMTPEAKARGYDKGRFSFNVKGGRCEACGGQGVVKIEMMFLPEVYVECDVCKGSRYNSETLEVTYKGKNIADVLNMTVDEALEFFANIPAIRDTLQVLSDVGLGYIKLGQPATTLSGGEAQRVKLASELRKKATGRTLYILDEPTVGLHFDDVKKLIEVLNRLVDKGNTVIVIEHNLDVIKSADYIIDLGPEGGEEGGYIVATGTPEEIAQCGDSWTGKYLKEVLKISERTTA, encoded by the coding sequence ATGGAAAAAATTGTTGTAAAAGGTGCAAGGGTACATAATTTGAAAGGTATCGATGTGGAGATACCGAAGAACAAGCTCGTTGTCATTACTGGACTTTCGGGTTCTGGTAAGAGCTCTTTGGCAATGGATACTATTTTTATTGAAGGACAAAGAAGGTATTTGGAAAGTTTATCAACTTACGCAAGGCAATTTATAGGTGAGTTGAAAAAGCCAGATGTTGAAAGTATCGAAGGTCTATCTCCTTCTATAGCTATAGACCAGAAAAGCGTCTCTCACAACCCAAGGTCGACTGTTGGAACTGTGACTGAAATATACGATTATCTAAGAGTTCTGTACGCTCAAATAGGTGTTCCACATTGTCCACATTGCGGGCGAGAATTACAAAAGATGTCCGTAGACGAAATTGTAAATAATATGCAAAAGCATTTTGAAGGCAAAAGAGTTTTAATTCTTTCCCCAATTGCCCGTGAGAAAAAAGGGACTTTCAAGGAAGAATTCAATGAATTTATAAATCGTGGTTATACAAGAGTAGAAGTTGATGGAAAGGTTTACAGACTTGAGGAAGTACCAGAACTTAATAAAAATATTAGGCACAATATTAATTTAGTTATTGACAGAATATATTTGAGCGAAACTGATCCACATAGGTTGTTTCAGTCAATTGAACTTGCACTTAAAGAGGGTAATGGTTTTGTTTTAGTGAAAACAGAGGATGGAAGTCATGAACATCTTTACTCTGAAAAGTTGTCTTGTCTATCTTGCGGTTTCTCAATGCCCGAAATTACACCTAAACTATTTTCTTTTAACAGTCCATATGGTGCGTGTCCTGATTGTCATGGCCTTGGTTTTAAATTAGAAGTAGATGAAGATTCTTTATTCGAAGAAGACAAATCGGTAATTGAGGGTTTAAGGATTGGTCATAAAGCGGATGGATGGCTCCCAAGAAGACTTGAAAGAATTGTTAGAGAGTACCATGGTGATTTAAATAAACCATTTTATGCTCAACCAGATGAAGTTAAAGAAGCTATTTTGTATGGTACTGAATATTTCGAAGGTATAGTTACTCTTGTCAAGGAAAGATACGAAGAGTATACCTCGGAAGAGACTCGTGAGTGGCTTGTGGAGAATTTCTTTGTTGAACGAACCTGTCAGTCGTGTAAAGGTAAAAGATTGAGACCGGAAGCATTGAGTATAACAATAAACGGTTTGAGTATAATCGATTTTACAGAATTACCCATTTCCAAAGAACTCGCGGTTATAAGGAAGTTACCGGAGGTTATAACACCTAAGCAATACGAAGCTATAAAAGAGTTGCTGAATGAAATAGAAAAAAGGTTGGACTTTCTTGAGCAAGTTGGTTTAGGATACATATCACTTTCAAGAAACGTGCGTACACTATCTGGAGGAGAAGCTCAGAGAATACGTTTGGCAACGCAGATAGGTTCAAAGCTGACAGGCGTTATATATGTTTTAGATGAACCTACGATAGGATTGCATCAGAGAGATAACGATAGATTGATAAATATGTTAAAGCAACTTCGTGACCTTGGAAATACAGTTCTCGTTGTTGAACATGACGAAGATGTTATAAAAAATGCAGATTATGTTATAGACATAGGGCCTCGCGCTGGTGTAAACGGTGGAGAGGTTGTATTTGCTGGTACTGTAGAAGAAATTATGAAATCAGATAAATCTTTAACTGGTAAGTATTTATCAGGTAAGATGAGGATAGAAATACCACATCAAAGGCGAAAGGGAAATGGTAAATCTATAAAGTTAATTGGTGCAAGACATAATAACTTGAAAAACATAACAGTAGAGTTCCCACTTGGGACTTTCATAGTTGTTACAGGTGTTAGTGGTTCTGGGAAAAGCTCACTTATCTTAGATACACTTTATCCTGCGATAGCAAATAAACTTTACAAAACTAAATACGAAACGGGTGAGTACAGTAAAATAGAGGGAATTGAAGAAATCGATAAGATTATTGCGATAGACCAATCACCTATAGGAAGAACACCACGTAGTAATCCGGCAACGTATACAAAGGTTTTTGACGCTATTCGAGATTTATTCGCAATGACTCCGGAAGCCAAAGCGCGTGGATATGACAAGGGAAGGTTTAGTTTTAACGTGAAAGGTGGAAGATGTGAAGCTTGCGGAGGGCAAGGTGTAGTTAAAATTGAAATGATGTTCTTACCAGAAGTTTACGTTGAATGCGATGTTTGTAAGGGTTCACGATATAATTCTGAAACGCTTGAGGTTACTTATAAAGGGAAAAATATAGCCGATGTGCTTAATATGACTGTAGATGAAGCTCTCGAATTTTTTGCAAATATACCAGCAATAAGAGATACACTGCAAGTATTATCAGACGTTGGATTAGGTTACATAAAACTTGGTCAACCAGCAACGACTCTTTCCGGTGGTGAAGCTCAAAGAGTTAAGCTTGCATCTGAATTAAGAAAGAAGGCAACAGGTAGAACGCTTTATATTCTTGACGAACCAACGGTTGGATTACATTTTGACGATGTGAAAAAACTGATAGAAGTTTTGAATAGACTTGTAGATAAGGGTAATACAGTAATTGTTATAGAGCACAATTTAGATGTTATAAAATCTGCAGATTACATAATAGACCTTGGACCAGAAGGTGGCGAAGAGGGAGGATACATTGTTGCGACCGGTACACCTGAAGAAATAGCGCAATGTGGTGATTCTTGGACTGGAAAATATTTGAAAGAAGTACTTAAAATCTCTGAAAGAACCACTGCTTAA
- the rdgB gene encoding RdgB/HAM1 family non-canonical purine NTP pyrophosphatase, whose translation MASKNAHKLHEIKLIIPDFVELLSIDTEMDVVEDGETFLENSVIKAIEYGKHIDQPVIADDSGLSIDSLDGFPGVMSARYMENASYVEKMESILQLMKNFRTPEERKARFVCSATYFNPLNKFLISVEGFVEGTIATEIRGSHGFGYDPIFIPAGYDKTFGELGEEVKKKISHRSVAFKKLFDMLIKIGELRQI comes from the coding sequence ATGGCAAGTAAAAATGCGCATAAATTACATGAGATTAAATTGATTATACCTGATTTTGTTGAATTATTGAGTATAGATACAGAAATGGACGTTGTTGAAGACGGAGAGACTTTTTTGGAAAATTCTGTTATAAAAGCCATTGAGTATGGAAAACATATCGATCAACCGGTTATAGCTGATGATTCGGGTTTATCTATTGACAGTCTGGACGGTTTTCCTGGAGTTATGTCTGCGAGGTATATGGAAAATGCAAGTTATGTAGAGAAGATGGAAAGTATTTTGCAACTTATGAAAAACTTTAGAACACCAGAAGAAAGGAAGGCAAGATTCGTTTGCTCAGCTACATATTTTAATCCATTAAACAAATTCTTAATTTCCGTAGAAGGTTTTGTTGAAGGAACTATAGCAACTGAAATACGTGGCAGTCATGGATTTGGGTATGATCCAATATTTATCCCAGCAGGATACGATAAGACTTTCGGAGAACTCGGAGAAGAAGTGAAGAAGAAAATTAGTCATAGAAGTGTGGCCTTTAAAAAGCTTTTCGATATGTTGATAAAAATTGGGGAACTTCGACAAATTTAA
- the hutI gene encoding imidazolonepropionase, with amino-acid sequence MLTIHAERLITPIKQPVKGIEMKKIEELFDVDIVIEGKNVIDIRKHKNADIKAKMVTPGFFDAHTHIPFVGSRSKEFLMRARGKSYIEILKAGGGIHFTSELVRKSTETELFEQGKKQIKELTKHGVIGIECKSGYGLDIENELKQLRVIKKLNHEMKNKIVGTFLGLHARPRSDSGKTTEEYISDMKSILTLIKKEELADFVDAFVDKGVFLPEEIKDFIVEAKNLGFKIRLHADEIENVGAARFGTQIGAVSVDHVLKINDEDIWVLSENETFVTLMPSTSFYLGESYAPARKIIDSGIGVALGSDFNPGSSPIYNPAFVMHLAIRFLSMEPEEVLNAYTVNSAYVLGLKSGVVKPGYPADLILWNTNEFLDIPYMFQTNFVDKVVIDGDILSKE; translated from the coding sequence GTGCTAACGATTCATGCTGAAAGATTAATTACCCCTATTAAACAGCCAGTTAAAGGCATAGAAATGAAAAAAATTGAGGAATTATTTGATGTTGATATAGTTATAGAAGGTAAAAACGTTATCGATATAAGAAAACACAAAAATGCTGATATAAAAGCTAAGATGGTAACGCCTGGATTTTTTGATGCACACACTCATATCCCATTTGTGGGCTCACGTTCGAAAGAGTTTTTGATGAGAGCACGTGGGAAGAGTTACATTGAGATACTAAAAGCTGGTGGAGGTATTCACTTTACATCTGAATTAGTTAGAAAAAGTACAGAAACAGAATTATTTGAGCAAGGAAAAAAGCAAATCAAAGAACTTACGAAACACGGAGTTATAGGTATTGAGTGCAAGAGTGGTTATGGGCTTGATATAGAAAATGAGTTGAAGCAGCTTAGAGTAATTAAAAAACTTAATCATGAGATGAAAAATAAAATTGTTGGTACGTTTCTTGGGCTTCATGCAAGACCAAGAAGCGATTCAGGTAAGACAACGGAAGAGTATATCTCTGATATGAAATCAATATTGACGTTAATTAAAAAAGAGGAGCTTGCGGATTTTGTCGATGCGTTTGTTGATAAAGGGGTATTCTTACCTGAAGAAATCAAAGATTTTATTGTTGAAGCGAAAAATTTGGGCTTTAAGATAAGGCTTCACGCAGATGAAATTGAGAACGTTGGCGCGGCGAGATTCGGAACGCAAATCGGAGCTGTGAGTGTTGACCATGTTTTAAAAATAAACGATGAAGATATTTGGGTACTTTCAGAGAATGAAACTTTTGTTACTTTAATGCCTTCTACGAGTTTTTATCTTGGTGAATCATACGCACCTGCGAGAAAAATTATCGATAGTGGTATAGGAGTTGCGTTGGGCTCGGATTTCAATCCCGGTTCATCACCTATTTACAATCCAGCGTTTGTTATGCATCTTGCCATAAGATTTTTGAGTATGGAACCAGAGGAGGTTTTAAATGCGTACACTGTGAATAGCGCATACGTGCTCGGTTTAAAGTCTGGAGTTGTAAAGCCTGGGTATCCTGCGGATCTTATTTTATGGAATACAAACGAATTTCTTGATATACCATACATGTTCCAAACGAATTTTGTTGATAAAGTTGTCATTGATGGGGATATTTTAAGTAAGGAGTAA
- a CDS encoding NusG domain II-containing protein, with protein sequence MRKDFKKADFVIFVVVLSIAVIFLVGKIFRKVDNYKGVVVRISGKETYYFDKPGEWKINNEDGKYITTLHYDGNFIWVTESNCPDKICEKTGKVKPGGSIICVPNRTIIEFKKVNQNIDVETW encoded by the coding sequence ATGCGTAAGGATTTTAAAAAGGCGGATTTTGTAATCTTTGTGGTTGTTTTATCTATAGCGGTTATTTTTTTAGTAGGTAAAATCTTTAGAAAAGTCGATAATTACAAAGGGGTAGTTGTTAGAATTTCTGGAAAAGAGACGTACTATTTTGATAAACCAGGTGAATGGAAAATTAATAACGAAGATGGTAAATATATAACCACTTTACACTATGATGGGAATTTTATTTGGGTGACGGAATCGAATTGCCCAGATAAAATATGTGAAAAGACCGGAAAAGTTAAACCTGGAGGAAGTATAATATGTGTCCCCAACAGAACGATAATAGAATTCAAAAAGGTAAATCAGAATATAGACGTCGAAACGTGGTGA